In Candidatus Taylorbacteria bacterium, the following proteins share a genomic window:
- a CDS encoding VOC family protein, with protein MNKMNPVVHFEMPYEDKNRMADFYTKTFGWKAQMLGEDMGNYVVMQTGETDEKGMLKQPGMVNGGFYKKPVDKAVESPSFVISVEDVKESLKKIVEAGGKALGEPMDIPGIGCYCSFLDTEGNRASILQPLKKM; from the coding sequence ATGAACAAAATGAACCCCGTAGTCCACTTTGAAATGCCCTACGAAGACAAAAATCGCATGGCGGATTTCTACACCAAAACTTTCGGATGGAAAGCGCAAATGCTGGGTGAGGACATGGGAAATTATGTCGTCATGCAGACCGGAGAGACAGACGAGAAAGGAATGCTCAAACAGCCGGGAATGGTGAACGGCGGTTTTTATAAAAAGCCCGTCGATAAAGCTGTAGAGAGTCCGTCATTTGTTATTTCCGTCGAGGACGTGAAGGAATCGCTCAAAAAAATTGTAGAAGCCGGAGGTAAGGCCCTCGGAGAACCTATGGACATTCCCGGAATCGGGTGCTATTGCAGTTTTCTCGACACCGAAGGCAACCGCGCGAGCATTCTTCAACCGTTAAAAAAGATGTAA
- a CDS encoding MBL fold metallo-hydrolase, which produces MNKNTIIVVILVLGIAIFGAYKYLGKNRLSENKQVSTNTTMNSDIKSDIEIVPIEHATMALKWGSKVIITDPVGSTTLFAAQPAPDIVLVTDIHQDHFNVETLKAVLKEKTVLIAPKAVADLIKEKLPGTLVVMKNGEVRDVAGISVEAIPMYNLPEKADAFHTKGRGNGYVLEAQGKRVYISGDTSGIPEMRALKNIDIAFVCMNLPYTMSIEEAAEAVLAFKPKEVIPYHYRGTSGLSDTKKFKALVNAGDPNINVNLLNFYPN; this is translated from the coding sequence ATGAATAAAAATACAATAATTGTGGTAATACTCGTTTTGGGTATTGCAATATTTGGCGCGTATAAGTATCTTGGTAAAAATAGACTGAGCGAAAATAAACAAGTTAGCACGAACACCACTATGAATTCAGACATAAAATCCGATATTGAAATAGTTCCAATCGAGCATGCAACCATGGCTTTGAAGTGGGGAAGCAAGGTGATTATTACAGACCCTGTTGGGTCAACAACCCTTTTCGCGGCACAGCCGGCCCCTGACATAGTTTTGGTAACGGATATTCATCAAGACCACTTCAACGTTGAAACCTTGAAAGCGGTTCTGAAAGAGAAAACCGTGCTCATCGCTCCAAAGGCGGTGGCCGATTTGATAAAAGAAAAACTTCCCGGGACTTTGGTTGTGATGAAAAATGGGGAAGTGAGAGACGTTGCGGGTATTTCGGTCGAAGCTATCCCTATGTACAACCTTCCCGAAAAGGCGGATGCATTTCACACCAAGGGCAGGGGAAACGGATATGTGCTTGAAGCGCAGGGCAAGCGAGTATATATTTCCGGAGATACTTCCGGTATTCCCGAAATGCGGGCCTTGAAAAACATAGATATTGCGTTTGTCTGCATGAATCTGCCTTACACCATGTCGATCGAGGAAGCGGCAGAGGCGGTTCTTGCGTTTAAGCCAAAAGAAGTTATACCGTATCATTATCGGGGAACAAGCGGATTGAGCGACACAAAAAAATTCAAAGCGCTCGTAAATGCCGGAGACCCAAATATAAATGTCAATTTGTTAAATTTTTATCCAAATTAA
- a CDS encoding HNH endonuclease, whose product MNKYGIPEDFLKKIRKRDKLCVYCRKEMIVPRKGTTQRNWATIEHMSDKKSGNEPQSIVICCGSCNSSRRMSFEKWFKTPYCMKRNINAKTVAKPVKDYMRMIAGLSPKKRKQYVLKYY is encoded by the coding sequence ATGAATAAATACGGTATACCTGAGGATTTTCTGAAAAAAATTAGGAAGAGGGACAAATTATGCGTGTACTGCCGGAAGGAAATGATAGTACCTCGAAAAGGCACAACGCAGAGGAATTGGGCAACGATTGAGCATATGAGTGATAAAAAGTCCGGGAATGAACCTCAATCGATAGTTATCTGCTGTGGTAGTTGCAATTCAAGCCGAAGAATGAGTTTCGAAAAATGGTTTAAGACCCCGTACTGCATGAAGAGGAATATAAATGCGAAAACGGTCGCGAAGCCGGTGAAGGACTACATGAGAATGATTGCCGGATTAAGTCCAAAAAAACGCAAGCAATATGTCTTGAAATACTATTAA